The Pseudoalteromonas carrageenovora IAM 12662 DNA window TGCTCAGGCTACCACTTTGGTCTAACTTGATTTTTATTAAAATCACTTAACAAAACCAAATAAGTGTTTCTGTCGTATAATTTTCATAAATACACTCGCATAGTCGTCCAAAATGATGTTAAAATCTGGGCAATATGTGATGAGTTTTACTACGTTGCTTGTTTGATAAACCGAGCAAGCTGCTCTTTTGCACCTTGATATAACTTGGAATAACTCAAATGGCGACGTGGTTGATACGATTTTTCAGTTTCTTTCCTTTAATGTAATGCAAGTGCGTATGATCAACATAAAAAAAGGTCTGGATTTACCCTTAGAGGGCGCGCCACAGCAAGTTATACATGACGGTTCTGCTGTCAAACGTGTAGCTGTGCTTGGCGAAGAGTTTATCGGTATGCGTCCAACCATGCATGTTCGTGTGGATGACCAAGTCAAAAAAGGCCAAGTTCTTTTTGAAGATAAAAAGAACCCAGGCGTCCTATTTACTGCTCCAGCTTCTGGCACAGTAAAAGAAATAAATCGTGGTGCTAAACGTGTGCTGCAATCTGTTGTTATTGAAGTAGCAGGCAGTGAGCAAATCACCTTTGACTCTTTCAGTGCAGATGAGCTTTCGAGCTTAGATCGTGAAAAAGCCAAAGAAGTACTTATCCAGTCAGGTCAGTGGACGGCACTTCGTGTTCGCCCATTTAGCAAAGTAGCGGCTGTGGATGAAAATCCTAGTTCTATTTTTGTGACCGCAATCGACACAAACCCATTAGCTGCAGATCCTGCAGTGATTATTGCCGAAAATGCAGCTGCATTTGAAGCGGGTCTTGCTGTTGTTTCGCGTTTGACCGATGGTAAAGTATTTGTGTGTAAAAAAGCAGGCAGCCAAGTTCCTAGCTCATCTATCGCTCAAGTAGAAGTACATGAGTTTGGTGGTGTGCATCCGGCTGGCCTCGTTGGCACTCATATCCATCATCTTGATGCTGTATCTGTTAGCAAAAAAGTGTGGCACATTGGTTACCAAGACGTTATTGCGTTTGGTCACTTGTTCCTTACTGGTGAAATTAACGCAGACCGTGTTATTTCGCTTGCAGGTCCTCGCGTTAAAAACCCACGTTTAGTGAAAACACAACTAGGTGCTTCATTGGATGACTTAGTAGCTGGTGAATTAGAAGACGGAGATAACCGCGTTATTTCTGGTTCTGTTTTATCGGGTTCTATTTCAAACGGTGTTCATGCATTCTTAGGTCGTTACCACGTTCAAGTATCAGTTTTACTTGAAGGTCGCGAAAAAGAATTGTTTGGCTGGATTGCACCAGGTAGTAATAAATTCTCTGTAACGCGTACATTCCTTTCTCACCTTGCACCGAGTCGTTTATTTAAAATGACAACGTCTACAGGTGGTTCAAAACGTGCCATGGTACCAATTGGTAGCTACGAGCGCGTAATGCCGTTAGATATTTTGCCAACTCTATTATTACGTGACTTAATCGCACGTGACTTAGACAGTGCAATTTCATTAGGCGCGCTTGAACTTGATGAAGAAGATTTAGCGTTATGTACCTTCGTTTGTCCAGGCAAATACGAGTATGGTTCTATCCTGCGCGATTGCTTAACTACGATCGAGAAGGAAGGCTAGAGAGATGGGTTTAAAAAAATATCTAGAAGATATCGAGCCGAATTTTGAAGCCGGTGGTAAATATGAAAAGTTCTACGCTCTGTATGAAGCAGCAGCAACAATTTTTTATACACCAGGCTATGTAAATAAAGGCGCGACACACGTACGCGATAACATCGACCTAAAACGTATGATGATTTTAGTGTGGATGGCGACGTTCCCAGCTATGTTTTTTGGTATGTTCAATATCGGTCATCAGGCCGCAGGTGCTTTAGCACAAGGTTTTGAACTAGCAAATTCTTGGCAGGTTGGTCTGTTCCAGTTATTTGGTGGTGAATTAACTGCTGAATCAGGCTGGGGCGCTAAAATGTTCTACGGAGCATGTTTCTTCTTACCTATCTACGCAGTAACGTTTGCGGTAGGTGGTTTTTGGGAAGTTATATTTGCTTCAGTGCGTAAACATGAAATTAACGAAGGTTTCTTCGTAACGTCTGTTTTATTTGCACTGATACTGCCTGCAACAATTCCTTTATGGCAAGTTGCGTTAGGTATTACGTTTGGTGTTGTAATCGCTAAAGAAATCTTTGGTGGTACTGGCCGTAACTTCTTAAACCCTGCTTTAGCGGGCCGTGCATTTTTATTCTTCGCATACCCAGCTCAAATTTCAGGTGACACAGTATGGACAGCAGTAGATTCTTTCTCTGGTGCAACTATGCTAGGCCAAGCGTTTGCTGGCACACTTGATTATGCAAACATGGAATTATGGTGGAATGCGTTTTACGGTTTCATTCAAGGTTCTGTAGGTGAAACATCTACACTTGCATTATTAGTAGGTGGTTTGTTCTTAATATACGTTCGTATCGCTTCTTGGCGCATCGTACTAGGTGTATTCCTAGGTATGGTAGCAACTGCATTTTTATTAAATGCTGTTGGCTCAGAAAATAACCCAGTATTTGCAATGCCTTGGCATTGGCATTTAGTACTAGGTGGATTTGCGTTCGGTATGTTCTTTATGGCTACTGACCCTGTTTCTGCTGCATTTACCGATAAAGGTAAGTTCGCTTACGGCGCGCTTATTGGCTTTATGGTAGTTATGATCCGTGTTGTGAACCCTGCTTTCCCAGAAGGTATGATGCTAGCAATCTTATTTGCTAACTTATTCGCTCCATTGTTCGATCACTTTGTAGTGCAAGCTAATATTAAGCGGAGGTTGGCACGTAATGTCTAGTAATAACGAATCAATCGGCAAAACGTTAACGGTTGTTGTAGCACTATGTTTAGTGTGTGCAATCATTGTATCGTTTGCTTCTGTACAGCTTCGTCCTTTACAGCAAGCTAATAAAAACAAAGATATTCAAAGCAATATCTTAGCTGCTGCGGGCATCGATAAAGTTGAAAATGTGTTAGAAACATTTGACGCTAAAATCGAAGCACGTGTTGTAAACATGACTACGGGTGAGTTTGTAGATACAGACCCAACAATCTTCGATTTTGAAAAAAGCAAATATGATGCTGAATTAAGCGTTTCTCTTAAAGAGAAAGGCGTAACAGACATTGCTGGTATTCAACGTGTGACTAAAGAGTCGCCGGTGTATATCTCTAAAAAAGAAGATGGTTCAGTTGATGCAATCATTCTTCCTATCCAAGGCTACGGCTTATGGGGCTTAATGTATGGTTTTATCTCGCTTGAAAGCGATGGTGAAACTGTTAAAGGTATTATCTTTTACAAGCATAATGAAACCCCTGGTCTTGGTGGCGAAATTCAAAACCCACAGTGGACTGCTACATGGGAAGGCAAAGAACTGCCAATTCAAATTGTTAAAGGTACTGCAGGCGGTGATGAGCATAAGATCGATGGTCTTTCAGGTGCTACATTAACGTCTAACGGTGTTGACAATGCAGTTGACTTTTGGACTGGTGAAAATGGCTTTGGCCCTTTCCTTGCAAAAGTACGTAAAGGAGCATTGAAATAATGGCTGATACTAAAGAAATGAAGGCGGTCCTGTTTGGTCCGGTTTTAGCTAACAACCCAATCGCACTACAAGTACTTGGTATTTGTTCTGCGCTAGCGGTAACGTCTAGCTTAAAAAATGCGTTAATCATGTCAATCGCATTGACATTAGTAACTGCATTTTCGAGCTTCTTTATCTCGCTTATTCGTAATCAGATCCCATCATCTGTACGTATCATCGTACAAATGACAATTATTGCATCATTGGTAATCGTTGTTGACCAAGTATTACAAGCATTCTCTTACGCTACGGCAAAAGAGCTTTCTGTATTCGTTGGTCTAATTATTACTAACTGTATCGTAATGGGTCGTGCTGAAGCATACGCGATGAAATCGCCACCACTTATGTCATTCCTTGACGGTATTGGTAATGGCTTAGGCTACTCTGTAGTACTTCTTACTGTTGGCTTTATTCGTGAGCTATTTGGTAAGGGTTCACTATTCGGTGTTGATATTATCCCATTAGTACAAGATGGCGGTTGGTATCAGCCTATGGGTCTATTGATTTTACCACCGAGTGCATTCTTCATCATTGGTTTATTCATTTGGGTACTTCGTACCTTTAAGAAAGACCAAGTAGAAGCTAAAGCGTAAGGGGCAAACAGTGGAACATTATATTAGTTTATTTGTAAAAGCCGTTTTTATTGAGAACTTAGCGTTGTCATTCTTCTTAGGCATGT harbors:
- a CDS encoding Na(+)-translocating NADH-quinone reductase subunit A translates to MINIKKGLDLPLEGAPQQVIHDGSAVKRVAVLGEEFIGMRPTMHVRVDDQVKKGQVLFEDKKNPGVLFTAPASGTVKEINRGAKRVLQSVVIEVAGSEQITFDSFSADELSSLDREKAKEVLIQSGQWTALRVRPFSKVAAVDENPSSIFVTAIDTNPLAADPAVIIAENAAAFEAGLAVVSRLTDGKVFVCKKAGSQVPSSSIAQVEVHEFGGVHPAGLVGTHIHHLDAVSVSKKVWHIGYQDVIAFGHLFLTGEINADRVISLAGPRVKNPRLVKTQLGASLDDLVAGELEDGDNRVISGSVLSGSISNGVHAFLGRYHVQVSVLLEGREKELFGWIAPGSNKFSVTRTFLSHLAPSRLFKMTTSTGGSKRAMVPIGSYERVMPLDILPTLLLRDLIARDLDSAISLGALELDEEDLALCTFVCPGKYEYGSILRDCLTTIEKEG
- a CDS encoding NADH:ubiquinone reductase (Na(+)-transporting) subunit B is translated as MGLKKYLEDIEPNFEAGGKYEKFYALYEAAATIFYTPGYVNKGATHVRDNIDLKRMMILVWMATFPAMFFGMFNIGHQAAGALAQGFELANSWQVGLFQLFGGELTAESGWGAKMFYGACFFLPIYAVTFAVGGFWEVIFASVRKHEINEGFFVTSVLFALILPATIPLWQVALGITFGVVIAKEIFGGTGRNFLNPALAGRAFLFFAYPAQISGDTVWTAVDSFSGATMLGQAFAGTLDYANMELWWNAFYGFIQGSVGETSTLALLVGGLFLIYVRIASWRIVLGVFLGMVATAFLLNAVGSENNPVFAMPWHWHLVLGGFAFGMFFMATDPVSAAFTDKGKFAYGALIGFMVVMIRVVNPAFPEGMMLAILFANLFAPLFDHFVVQANIKRRLARNV
- a CDS encoding Na(+)-translocating NADH-quinone reductase subunit C, with the translated sequence MSSNNESIGKTLTVVVALCLVCAIIVSFASVQLRPLQQANKNKDIQSNILAAAGIDKVENVLETFDAKIEARVVNMTTGEFVDTDPTIFDFEKSKYDAELSVSLKEKGVTDIAGIQRVTKESPVYISKKEDGSVDAIILPIQGYGLWGLMYGFISLESDGETVKGIIFYKHNETPGLGGEIQNPQWTATWEGKELPIQIVKGTAGGDEHKIDGLSGATLTSNGVDNAVDFWTGENGFGPFLAKVRKGALK
- a CDS encoding NADH:ubiquinone reductase (Na(+)-transporting) subunit D, producing the protein MADTKEMKAVLFGPVLANNPIALQVLGICSALAVTSSLKNALIMSIALTLVTAFSSFFISLIRNQIPSSVRIIVQMTIIASLVIVVDQVLQAFSYATAKELSVFVGLIITNCIVMGRAEAYAMKSPPLMSFLDGIGNGLGYSVVLLTVGFIRELFGKGSLFGVDIIPLVQDGGWYQPMGLLILPPSAFFIIGLFIWVLRTFKKDQVEAKA